A single genomic interval of Microbacterium oleivorans harbors:
- a CDS encoding type II toxin-antitoxin system PemK/MazF family toxin, translated as MGVLSRVWDLLRPRQASAGSQRGGASTRAGSTPATAAAAASVVEVDLPPARGLRLGYEPRPDSFPDPGEIVWAWVPYAEDASRGKDRPLLVLARADGDRSWAMKLTSKPHDGERDHLPLGTGDWDRLGRPSWLDVNQIYLVSSSGLRRDAGALGRAAYDRVARALSQRYGWSVSR; from the coding sequence ATGGGTGTGCTGTCACGCGTATGGGATCTGCTGCGTCCACGCCAGGCTTCTGCCGGATCGCAACGAGGAGGAGCCTCCACCCGCGCGGGTTCCACGCCCGCGACCGCCGCGGCGGCGGCATCCGTCGTCGAGGTGGACCTGCCGCCGGCCCGCGGCCTGCGACTGGGATACGAGCCGCGTCCGGATTCCTTTCCTGACCCCGGAGAGATCGTGTGGGCCTGGGTGCCGTACGCCGAAGACGCGTCGCGGGGCAAGGACCGCCCGCTGCTCGTGCTCGCCCGCGCAGACGGCGACCGCAGCTGGGCCATGAAGCTGACCAGCAAGCCGCACGACGGCGAACGCGATCACCTGCCCCTGGGGACCGGCGACTGGGACCGCCTGGGGAGGCCGTCCTGGCTCGACGTGAATCAGATCTACCTCGTGTCGTCGTCGGGCCTCCGCCGTGACGCCGGTGCGCTCGGGCGCGCCGCGTACGACCGTGTCGCGCGTGCGCTCTCGCAGCGCTACGGGTGGTCCGTCTCGCGCTGA
- a CDS encoding alpha/beta hydrolase family protein, protein MMGSRRAGAAGASPAAATAIKTTIAALAGALGLSLAMLGTVSMRVARKVVTPAGRVPDTRLLAVDVAAQTVTLSRTDDTQLPGRYGLFTTGTAAYLKLGAVLSLDAASVKRKLLTEISVDDRLSAEAAFSGWYYTTPEELHLPFRAELVGSPLGPCPAWFFPAETAADEPSDTWVIQVHGRGTTRAEALRAVPVFHAAGISSLLVSYRNDGEAPRSRSGTYMLGATEWRDVDAAIGAARRRGAQRVFIMGWSMGGAIALQLALGSAHRDLIAGIILESPAIDWRVVLDHQAQLLRIPGPVATTAVRALDSGWGSRLVGLSTPIPFDTLDVVARAAELRHPILILHSDDDGFVPADASYELAEARPDLVELEVFQVARHTKLWNYDPDRWTRVIRDWVDRQRAGADS, encoded by the coding sequence ATGATGGGTTCCAGGCGCGCCGGGGCTGCGGGCGCATCTCCCGCGGCGGCCACGGCGATCAAGACGACGATCGCCGCACTCGCCGGAGCCCTCGGCCTCTCGCTGGCCATGCTCGGGACGGTGTCGATGCGCGTCGCGCGCAAGGTCGTGACGCCCGCGGGACGCGTGCCCGACACACGGCTCCTCGCCGTCGATGTCGCGGCGCAGACCGTCACGCTCTCGCGCACCGACGACACGCAGCTGCCGGGACGCTACGGCCTGTTCACCACCGGCACCGCCGCGTATCTGAAGCTCGGTGCCGTGCTCTCCCTCGACGCGGCGTCGGTCAAGCGCAAACTCCTCACCGAGATCTCCGTCGACGACCGGCTGTCGGCCGAGGCCGCCTTCAGCGGCTGGTACTACACGACGCCCGAAGAGCTGCACCTGCCGTTCCGGGCGGAGCTCGTGGGATCGCCGCTCGGTCCGTGCCCGGCGTGGTTCTTCCCGGCCGAGACCGCGGCGGATGAGCCCAGCGACACCTGGGTGATCCAGGTCCACGGGCGCGGCACCACCCGGGCCGAGGCGCTGCGGGCCGTACCGGTCTTCCATGCGGCGGGGATCTCGTCGCTCCTGGTGTCGTACCGCAACGACGGCGAGGCGCCCCGCAGCCGTTCCGGCACCTACATGCTCGGGGCGACCGAATGGCGGGACGTGGATGCCGCCATCGGCGCCGCCCGGCGACGCGGTGCCCAGCGGGTCTTCATCATGGGCTGGTCGATGGGCGGGGCGATCGCGCTCCAGCTCGCGCTCGGCTCGGCGCACCGCGACCTCATCGCGGGCATCATCCTCGAGTCGCCGGCGATCGACTGGCGCGTCGTGCTGGACCACCAGGCGCAGCTGCTCCGCATCCCCGGTCCGGTCGCGACGACGGCCGTGCGCGCCCTCGACAGCGGATGGGGTTCGCGCCTGGTCGGGCTGAGCACCCCGATCCCGTTCGACACGCTCGACGTCGTGGCCCGGGCCGCCGAGCTGCGGCATCCGATCCTCATACTCCACAGCGACGACGACGGATTCGTGCCGGCGGACGCCTCGTATGAGCTCGCCGAGGCGCGTCCGGATCTCGTCGAGCTGGAGGTGTTCCAGGTCGCGCGTCACACGAAGCTGTGGAACTACGATCCCGACCGGTGGACGCGTGTCATCCGCGACTGGGTCGACCGGCAGCGCGCAGGCGCAGATAGCTGA
- a CDS encoding ammonium transporter — translation MDQGNTAFILIAAAFVLLMTPGLAFFYGGLVKAKSVISMMMMSFGALGLIGVLWVLFGYAIAFPGAEGTVAPWSIDWSAIGLSSLLETPEDAAFPPMAFVCFQATFAILTVALVSGAIADRAKFGSWMLFAGIWATVVYFPVASWVFNFGPADDGSFEYGGWITHGLQEAFGVGAIDFAGGTAVHINAGAAALALALVLGKRVGFQKGVHVPHNPPFVLLGAGLLWFGWFGFNAGSELAADGTAALAFINTIAAPAAALLAWLLVEKIKDGKPTSVGAASGAVAGLVAITPACASVDPIWAILLGFIAGAACALAIELKYKLGFDDSLDVVGIHLVGGLIGTLYLGFFANGTGLFMGGDATQLLVQAIAAFAVLAYSFVLSFVIGLAIEKTIGFRVKNEDEIAGIDTVVHGEVGYTLSDTKV, via the coding sequence ATGGATCAAGGCAACACCGCATTCATACTCATCGCGGCCGCGTTCGTCCTGCTGATGACGCCTGGACTCGCGTTCTTCTACGGCGGCCTCGTCAAGGCCAAGAGCGTCATCAGCATGATGATGATGAGCTTCGGCGCGCTCGGACTGATCGGCGTCCTCTGGGTGCTCTTCGGGTACGCCATCGCCTTCCCCGGCGCTGAGGGCACCGTCGCACCCTGGTCGATCGACTGGAGCGCCATCGGCCTGAGCAGCCTGCTCGAGACGCCCGAAGACGCCGCGTTCCCGCCGATGGCCTTCGTCTGCTTCCAGGCGACGTTCGCCATCCTCACCGTCGCGCTCGTGTCGGGCGCCATCGCCGACCGGGCCAAGTTCGGCTCGTGGATGCTGTTCGCCGGCATCTGGGCGACGGTCGTCTACTTCCCGGTCGCCAGCTGGGTCTTCAACTTCGGCCCCGCCGACGACGGCTCGTTCGAGTACGGCGGCTGGATCACCCACGGTCTGCAGGAGGCCTTCGGCGTCGGTGCGATCGACTTCGCCGGTGGCACCGCCGTCCACATCAACGCCGGTGCAGCAGCGCTGGCACTGGCGCTCGTCCTCGGCAAGCGTGTCGGCTTCCAGAAGGGCGTGCACGTCCCGCACAACCCGCCCTTCGTGCTTCTCGGTGCCGGTCTGCTGTGGTTCGGCTGGTTCGGCTTCAACGCGGGCTCCGAGCTCGCCGCCGACGGCACCGCTGCGCTGGCGTTCATCAACACGATCGCCGCTCCCGCCGCAGCTCTGCTCGCCTGGCTGCTCGTCGAGAAGATCAAGGACGGCAAGCCCACCTCGGTCGGCGCCGCCTCGGGTGCCGTCGCCGGTCTGGTGGCCATCACGCCGGCCTGCGCCTCGGTCGACCCGATCTGGGCCATCCTGCTCGGCTTCATCGCCGGTGCGGCCTGCGCCCTGGCGATCGAGCTGAAGTACAAGCTCGGCTTCGACGACTCGCTCGACGTCGTGGGCATCCACCTCGTCGGCGGCCTGATCGGAACGCTGTATCTCGGCTTCTTCGCCAACGGCACGGGCCTGTTCATGGGCGGCGACGCCACCCAGCTGCTCGTGCAGGCGATCGCAGCCTTCGCGGTCCTCGCGTACTCGTTCGTGCTCTCGTTCGTCATCGGTCTCGCGATCGAGAAGACGATCGGCTTCCGCGTGAAGAACGAGGACGAGATCGCCGGCATCGACACCGTCGTGCACGGCGAGGTCGGCTACACCCTGTCGGACACGAAGGTCTGA
- a CDS encoding VIT1/CCC1 transporter family protein, translated as MSESSAATPGAHPAEPHAASISGRLNWLRAGVLGANDGIVSTAALVVGVAGATTQAAPILAAGVAGLVGGAISMALGEYVSVSSQRDSQRALISKERRELADDPDAELAELAGLYEQRGLTAETARRVAEELTEHDVLAAHLDAELGFGEDTVVSPWAAAGASALAFTIGALLPLIAILLPPAGLRVPVTFAVVLAALALTGFASARLGGSPALRPVVRIVLGGALALAATFGIGSLLGASGIV; from the coding sequence ATGAGCGAATCGTCGGCGGCGACACCCGGGGCGCACCCGGCGGAACCGCACGCGGCATCCATCTCGGGCCGCCTCAACTGGCTGCGCGCCGGCGTGCTGGGGGCGAACGACGGGATCGTGTCGACCGCCGCGCTCGTCGTGGGTGTGGCCGGCGCCACGACGCAGGCGGCCCCGATCCTCGCCGCCGGTGTCGCCGGGCTCGTCGGCGGTGCGATCTCGATGGCGCTGGGGGAGTACGTCTCGGTCAGCAGTCAGAGGGACAGTCAGCGCGCTCTGATCTCGAAGGAGCGGCGGGAGCTCGCCGACGATCCGGACGCCGAGCTCGCCGAACTCGCGGGGCTGTACGAGCAACGCGGCCTGACGGCCGAGACGGCTCGCCGGGTGGCGGAGGAGCTCACCGAACACGACGTGCTCGCCGCGCATCTCGACGCCGAGCTCGGCTTCGGGGAGGACACCGTCGTGAGTCCCTGGGCCGCAGCCGGTGCCAGCGCACTGGCCTTCACCATCGGCGCGTTGCTGCCGCTGATCGCGATCCTGCTGCCGCCGGCCGGGCTGCGGGTACCGGTGACGTTCGCCGTGGTACTCGCGGCTCTCGCCCTGACCGGCTTCGCGAGCGCGCGCCTGGGCGGGAGCCCGGCTCTCCGCCCCGTCGTCCGGATCGTGCTCGGGGGAGCTCTGGCCCTGGCCGCGACGTTCGGGATCGGCTCCCTCCTCGGGGCGTCCGGGATCGTGTAG
- a CDS encoding SLC13 family permease encodes MMDAVKLVIAGAALLLLAAGAVVSGVLPPADVAGIVERVAPILAFVVAVTVVAELAATAGVFDIAAGRLARASRGRTVALWLLVVALAVVSTAFLSLDTTAVLLTPVVVAVARANGLPPLPFAFTTVWLANTASLVLPVSNLTNLLALDRLPAGGAGAFIALQGPSAIVAIVVSVALLFVIHRRTLRGRFDPAPLPRVTDRVQLVVASVVVLALMPALVSGLEPWIPATIAAVILLALFAWRSPRALSPRLIPWQLLVFAAGLFTAMAALESLGSATVVAVVAGEPGGPLELWRMAGTAVVAANTVDNLPAYLLLESSADTPERLAALLIGVNAGPLITPWASLATLLWHERLRAVGVEVPWRRFVLWGLVAAPLVVGLAVVPLALR; translated from the coding sequence ATGATGGATGCCGTGAAGCTCGTGATCGCCGGGGCCGCGCTGCTGCTGCTGGCCGCCGGCGCGGTGGTCTCGGGCGTGCTGCCGCCCGCCGACGTCGCGGGGATCGTGGAGCGGGTGGCGCCGATCCTCGCGTTCGTGGTGGCCGTGACCGTCGTCGCCGAGCTCGCCGCCACCGCGGGGGTGTTCGACATCGCCGCCGGGCGGCTCGCGCGCGCTTCCCGTGGACGCACTGTCGCACTGTGGCTGCTCGTCGTGGCTCTGGCCGTCGTCTCGACGGCGTTCCTCTCGCTGGACACCACGGCTGTGCTGCTCACTCCCGTCGTCGTCGCCGTGGCCCGCGCGAACGGGCTACCGCCGCTTCCCTTCGCGTTCACCACGGTGTGGCTCGCCAACACCGCCTCGCTCGTCCTGCCCGTGTCGAACCTGACCAACCTGCTCGCCCTCGACCGGCTCCCCGCGGGTGGGGCGGGGGCGTTCATCGCCCTCCAGGGTCCCTCCGCCATCGTCGCGATCGTCGTCAGCGTCGCGCTGCTGTTCGTCATCCACCGGCGCACCCTGAGGGGTCGCTTCGATCCGGCGCCCCTTCCGCGTGTCACCGACCGGGTACAGCTGGTCGTCGCATCCGTGGTGGTCCTCGCGCTGATGCCGGCGCTCGTGAGCGGCCTCGAACCATGGATCCCCGCGACGATCGCCGCCGTGATCCTGCTGGCGCTGTTCGCATGGAGATCGCCGCGCGCCCTCTCGCCGCGGCTCATCCCGTGGCAGCTGCTCGTCTTCGCCGCGGGACTGTTCACGGCCATGGCGGCGCTGGAGTCGCTCGGATCGGCCACGGTCGTGGCCGTCGTCGCAGGCGAGCCCGGCGGCCCGCTCGAGCTGTGGCGCATGGCGGGAACCGCCGTCGTCGCCGCCAACACCGTCGACAACCTGCCGGCCTACCTGCTCCTCGAGTCCTCGGCCGACACCCCCGAGCGTCTCGCCGCGCTGCTGATCGGCGTCAACGCCGGACCGCTCATCACGCCGTGGGCGTCGTTGGCGACACTGCTCTGGCACGAGCGGTTGCGGGCGGTCGGCGTCGAGGTGCCCTGGCGTCGGTTCGTGCTGTGGGGGCTCGTCGCCGCTCCCCTGGTCGTGGGGCTGGCGGTCGTGCCGCTCGCGCTGCGCTGA
- the pdxY gene encoding pyridoxal kinase PdxY, giving the protein MKVLSIQSAVAYGHVGNSAAVFPLQRIGVEVMPVYTVNFSNHTGYGAWRGPMISPDDVSAVIAGIEDRGAFPQIDVVLSGYQGGEGIADVILDTVARVKAANPDAVYACDPVMGNAVSGCFVAPAIPVLLRERVVPAADIITPNQFELGFLTGTEPGDLASTLDSVDAARAMGPRTVLVTSVARPERPTGTIEMLAVDDTGAWIVRTPHIPMKANGSGDVTAALFTAHYRRTADAADALARTTSSVFDLLTRTHASGERELQLVESQESYAHPRMQFTVERVR; this is encoded by the coding sequence ATGAAGGTCCTCTCGATCCAGTCGGCCGTCGCATACGGCCACGTCGGCAACTCGGCGGCGGTCTTCCCGCTGCAGCGCATCGGGGTCGAGGTGATGCCGGTGTACACGGTCAACTTCTCGAACCACACCGGCTACGGCGCCTGGCGAGGTCCGATGATCAGCCCGGACGACGTCAGCGCCGTCATCGCCGGCATCGAGGACCGGGGCGCGTTCCCGCAGATCGACGTCGTGCTCTCGGGCTACCAGGGCGGCGAGGGCATCGCCGACGTCATCCTCGACACCGTCGCACGTGTGAAGGCGGCGAACCCGGATGCCGTCTACGCCTGCGACCCCGTCATGGGCAACGCTGTATCCGGCTGCTTCGTCGCACCTGCGATCCCGGTCCTGCTGCGCGAGCGCGTCGTTCCCGCAGCCGACATCATCACTCCGAACCAGTTCGAACTCGGGTTCTTGACCGGCACCGAGCCGGGCGACCTGGCCTCGACGCTCGACTCGGTCGACGCGGCGAGGGCCATGGGTCCGCGTACCGTGCTCGTGACGAGCGTCGCACGGCCGGAGCGCCCCACCGGCACGATCGAGATGCTCGCCGTCGATGACACCGGCGCGTGGATCGTGCGCACCCCGCACATCCCGATGAAGGCGAACGGCTCGGGGGACGTCACCGCCGCGCTGTTCACCGCGCACTACCGACGCACCGCCGACGCGGCGGACGCACTGGCGCGCACCACCTCGAGCGTGTTCGACCTGCTGACCCGGACGCACGCGTCGGGCGAGCGCGAGCTGCAGCTGGTCGAGAGCCAGGAGTCCTACGCGCACCCGCGCATGCAGTTCACCGTCGAGCGGGTGCGCTGA
- a CDS encoding HIT family protein, producing the protein MSDASDTPRPIEDAAHLAGVPDEFQRLWTPHRMAYIQAGPEPLRDECPFCAAPGKSDADGLIVARGRTAYVLLNLFPYNSGHLLVCPYRHIPTYDLATPEEVAEIGALTQTAMRVLREVSRCDGFNLGMNQGAVAGAGVDGHLHQHVVPRWATDANFFPIIAKTKALPQLLGEVREAVASAWPTD; encoded by the coding sequence GTGAGCGACGCGTCGGACACCCCGCGCCCGATCGAGGACGCCGCGCACCTGGCCGGTGTGCCCGACGAGTTCCAGCGGCTGTGGACCCCGCACCGGATGGCCTACATCCAGGCGGGGCCCGAGCCGCTGCGTGACGAGTGCCCGTTCTGCGCGGCGCCCGGCAAGTCGGACGCCGACGGGCTCATCGTCGCGCGCGGGCGCACCGCCTACGTGCTGTTGAACCTGTTCCCGTACAACTCGGGTCACCTGCTCGTCTGCCCCTACCGGCACATCCCGACCTATGACCTCGCCACACCCGAGGAGGTCGCCGAGATCGGCGCCCTCACCCAGACCGCAATGCGCGTGCTGCGGGAGGTGTCGCGCTGCGACGGGTTCAACCTCGGCATGAACCAGGGCGCGGTGGCGGGTGCCGGCGTCGACGGACATCTGCACCAGCACGTCGTGCCCCGGTGGGCGACCGACGCCAACTTCTTCCCGATCATCGCGAAGACGAAGGCGCTGCCGCAGCTGCTGGGCGAGGTCCGCGAGGCCGTCGCGAGCGCGTGGCCGACCGACTGA
- a CDS encoding glycine cleavage system protein R: MTQLVLTVVGDDRVGLVRTLADTVAAHGGNWERSELAELAGAFAGIVLVDVPEESRDVLVAALERLDGLLRITTHQPLPPETATGQVLRFTVLGNDRPGIVREVSDAIGAHALSIDGLTSRTLDAPMAGGTLFEATLVVRLPAGFDTEEVIADLERLAGEIQVDLTLV, from the coding sequence ATGACGCAACTCGTGCTCACCGTCGTCGGCGACGACCGGGTCGGACTCGTGCGGACGCTCGCCGATACGGTGGCCGCCCACGGCGGCAACTGGGAGCGCAGCGAGCTCGCCGAGCTCGCCGGCGCATTCGCGGGCATCGTTCTCGTCGATGTGCCGGAGGAGAGCCGGGACGTCCTCGTGGCGGCCCTCGAGCGGCTCGACGGGCTGCTGCGCATCACGACCCATCAGCCCCTCCCGCCCGAGACGGCCACCGGTCAGGTCCTTCGCTTCACCGTTCTCGGCAACGACCGCCCGGGCATCGTCCGCGAGGTCAGCGACGCCATCGGGGCGCACGCGCTGAGCATCGACGGACTGACCAGTCGCACGCTCGACGCGCCGATGGCGGGAGGCACGCTGTTCGAGGCGACGCTGGTCGTGCGGCTCCCGGCGGGCTTCGACACCGAGGAGGTCATCGCCGACCTCGAGCGTCTGGCGGGCGAGATCCAGGTCGATCTGACGCTCGTCTGA
- the zapE gene encoding cell division protein ZapE has translation MTSTSAGILRLSDRRPEVSGAQMLTALVPPPQFDGATFDSYRADPQYPSQQEAKDLLEVFAGGGAPAAKGGLFRRAKKAPATKPGVYLDGGFGVGKTHLLAAVYHAMPARRKYFGSFIEYTALVGAVGYQNTVQLLRGADLLCIDEFELDDPGDTMVMTRLLGELVASGTRLAATSNTPPNALGEGRFAAQDFLREIHAMSASFETIRIDGTDYRQRAVDGHAVSLAPDEYERTVTDAAAAEAVSDDVFAEVVAHLATVHPSRYIRLIDGVSVIGLRDVAQLTDQSAALRFVAFVDRAYDAQIPIRATGRPLDEVFGDEMLGGGYRKKYLRAISRLVALTHS, from the coding sequence GTGACGAGCACATCCGCCGGAATCCTGCGCCTCAGCGACCGTCGACCCGAGGTCAGCGGGGCGCAGATGCTCACCGCGCTCGTGCCGCCGCCGCAGTTCGACGGGGCGACCTTCGACTCCTATCGTGCCGACCCGCAGTACCCCTCGCAGCAGGAGGCCAAGGACCTGCTCGAGGTGTTCGCCGGCGGCGGGGCGCCCGCGGCCAAGGGTGGTCTCTTCCGCCGGGCGAAGAAGGCTCCCGCGACCAAGCCGGGCGTGTACCTCGACGGCGGGTTCGGTGTGGGCAAGACCCACCTCCTCGCCGCCGTCTACCACGCGATGCCGGCCCGCCGGAAGTATTTCGGATCCTTCATCGAGTACACCGCGCTCGTTGGCGCGGTCGGCTACCAGAACACCGTGCAGCTGCTGCGCGGTGCGGACCTGCTGTGCATCGACGAGTTCGAGCTCGACGATCCGGGCGACACCATGGTCATGACCCGGCTGCTGGGTGAGCTCGTCGCCTCCGGCACGCGGCTGGCCGCCACCTCCAACACCCCGCCCAACGCACTGGGCGAGGGGCGCTTCGCGGCGCAGGACTTCCTCCGCGAGATCCATGCGATGTCGGCGAGCTTCGAGACCATCCGGATCGACGGCACCGACTACCGCCAGCGCGCCGTCGATGGGCACGCCGTCTCGCTGGCCCCGGACGAGTACGAGCGGACCGTCACGGATGCCGCCGCCGCCGAGGCGGTATCGGACGACGTGTTCGCCGAGGTCGTGGCGCATCTGGCGACGGTGCATCCGTCGCGCTACATCCGCCTGATCGACGGGGTGTCGGTGATCGGACTGCGCGACGTGGCCCAGCTGACCGACCAGTCGGCCGCGTTGCGGTTCGTGGCCTTCGTCGACCGCGCCTACGACGCCCAGATCCCCATTCGCGCCACCGGCCGCCCGCTCGACGAGGTCTTCGGCGACGAGATGCTGGGTGGCGGGTACCGCAAGAAGTACCTGCGCGCGATCTCGCGACTCGTCGCTCTCACCCACTCCTGA
- the thrS gene encoding threonine--tRNA ligase, with protein sequence MTDVVSPSDVSYPADGFALFPDRSVVALRVNGELRDLATTVAATDAVEPVTVDSADGLAILRHSTAHVLAQAVQRIRPQANLGIGPPIENGFYYDFGVDAPFTPEDLKAIKKEMERIVRENQRFVRRVVSPDEARAELAAEPFKLELVDLAGGPGSGADAAEGASAEIGAGELTIYDNVTRDGETAWKDLCRGPHVPGTRMVGNGWDLTRVAAAYWRGSEKNPQLQRIYGTAWPTKDELRAYQERLAEAARRDHRKLGVELDLFSFPDEIGPGLSVFHPKGGIIRYEIERYMRERLLANGYDVVNTPHITKGDLFMTSGHLQWYADGMYPPMKLDEIVDAEGNVTRQGQEYYLKPMNCPFHNLIFRSRGRSYRELPLRLSEFGSVYRYEKSGTLSGLTRVRGMTQDDTHIYVTADQVEAELVHSLEFVLQTLRDYGLNDFYLELSTKEEGNPKFIGDDALWQQATDTLRRVAEGSGLELVPDPGGAAFYGPKISVQARDAIGRTWQMSTIQLDFNQPERFELEYTGPDGEKHRPVMIHRALFGSIERFFAILLEHYAGAFPVWLAPVQVVGIPVADDYAPYLQEVVTRLRQAGVRAELDRSDDRMQKKIRTHTTQKVPLQLIAGEQDRAGGTVSFRFRDGSQTNGVPVDEAVERILSAIRERTLVDTAEQLTSTAEQPA encoded by the coding sequence TTGACTGACGTCGTTTCCCCGTCGGACGTGTCGTATCCCGCCGACGGCTTCGCCCTGTTCCCCGATCGCTCCGTCGTCGCGCTGCGCGTGAACGGCGAGCTGAGAGACCTCGCGACGACCGTCGCCGCGACGGATGCCGTCGAGCCGGTGACCGTCGACAGCGCGGACGGGCTCGCGATCCTGCGGCACTCGACCGCGCACGTGCTCGCCCAGGCGGTCCAGCGCATCCGTCCGCAGGCGAACCTCGGGATCGGGCCTCCCATCGAGAACGGCTTCTACTACGACTTCGGCGTCGACGCGCCCTTCACTCCCGAAGATCTGAAAGCGATCAAGAAGGAGATGGAGCGGATCGTCCGCGAAAACCAGCGCTTCGTGCGTCGGGTCGTCTCGCCGGACGAGGCCCGTGCCGAGCTGGCCGCCGAGCCGTTCAAACTCGAGCTGGTCGACCTCGCCGGCGGACCCGGATCGGGGGCGGATGCCGCGGAGGGCGCGTCGGCCGAGATCGGTGCCGGCGAGCTGACGATCTACGACAACGTCACCCGCGACGGCGAGACCGCGTGGAAAGACCTGTGCCGTGGTCCGCACGTGCCCGGCACCCGCATGGTCGGCAACGGCTGGGATCTGACCCGGGTAGCGGCGGCTTACTGGCGGGGGAGCGAGAAGAACCCGCAGCTGCAGCGCATCTACGGCACGGCCTGGCCGACCAAGGACGAGCTCCGCGCCTACCAGGAGCGTCTGGCGGAGGCTGCGCGCCGCGACCACCGCAAGCTCGGCGTCGAGCTCGACCTGTTCTCGTTCCCCGATGAGATCGGTCCGGGCCTGTCGGTGTTCCACCCCAAGGGCGGCATCATCCGCTACGAGATCGAGCGGTACATGCGCGAGCGCCTGCTCGCGAACGGCTACGACGTCGTGAACACGCCGCACATCACCAAGGGCGACCTGTTCATGACGAGCGGCCACCTGCAGTGGTACGCCGACGGGATGTACCCGCCGATGAAGCTCGACGAGATCGTCGACGCCGAGGGCAACGTCACTCGGCAGGGGCAGGAGTACTACCTCAAGCCCATGAACTGCCCGTTCCACAACCTGATCTTCCGCTCGCGCGGGCGCAGCTACCGTGAGCTGCCGCTGCGCCTGAGCGAGTTCGGGTCGGTGTACCGCTACGAGAAGAGCGGCACGCTGTCGGGGCTGACTCGGGTGCGCGGCATGACCCAGGACGACACCCACATCTACGTCACCGCCGACCAGGTGGAGGCGGAGCTCGTGCACAGCCTGGAGTTCGTGCTGCAGACCCTGCGCGACTACGGGTTGAACGACTTCTACCTGGAGCTGTCGACCAAGGAGGAGGGCAACCCGAAGTTCATCGGCGACGACGCCCTCTGGCAGCAGGCGACCGACACGCTGCGCCGGGTCGCCGAGGGCTCCGGCCTCGAGCTCGTGCCCGACCCGGGCGGGGCGGCGTTCTACGGGCCGAAGATCTCGGTGCAGGCCCGTGATGCGATCGGCCGCACGTGGCAGATGTCGACGATCCAGCTCGACTTCAACCAGCCCGAGCGGTTCGAGCTGGAATACACCGGCCCCGACGGCGAGAAGCACCGCCCGGTGATGATCCACCGTGCGCTGTTCGGTTCGATCGAGCGGTTCTTCGCGATCCTCCTCGAGCACTACGCCGGTGCGTTCCCCGTGTGGCTCGCCCCCGTCCAGGTCGTCGGCATCCCGGTCGCCGACGACTACGCGCCCTACCTGCAGGAGGTTGTGACGCGCCTGCGACAGGCGGGCGTGCGTGCCGAGCTCGATCGCTCGGACGACCGCATGCAGAAGAAGATCCGCACCCACACCACGCAGAAGGTGCCGCTGCAGCTGATCGCCGGCGAGCAGGACCGCGCCGGAGGCACCGTCTCGTTCCGATTCCGCGACGGGTCGCAGACCAACGGCGTGCCGGTGGACGAGGCGGTCGAGCGCATCCTCTCGGCGATCCGCGAGCGCACGCTCGTCGACACGGCGGAGCAGCTGACGAGCACGGCGGAGCAGCCCGCGTGA
- a CDS encoding dihydrofolate reductase family protein, producing MRVTEMLPATGESGDTATEAGRHWLAGRYRREPGSYVRVNMVTTLTGAAAGGDGTSDSITSPTDRSILGMIRRDADVVVVGAASVRAEGYVVPRSAALAIVSRTGRLDGHRLDAADADRVVVVIPASVEADLPPGVAVVRAGPGPDLTPGEIIAALRARGWTRLVCEGGPTLVSQFAAAGVVDEYCVTVAPRITPVAQTLMTVTDGIDTTVTGALMDEAGFSYLRLRAAGRPSRG from the coding sequence GTGCGTGTGACCGAGATGCTCCCGGCGACCGGCGAGAGCGGCGATACCGCGACCGAGGCGGGCCGCCACTGGCTGGCCGGACGGTACCGGCGCGAGCCCGGCTCCTACGTGCGGGTGAACATGGTCACCACCCTGACGGGCGCGGCGGCGGGCGGCGACGGCACGAGCGACAGCATCACGAGTCCCACCGACCGCTCGATCCTCGGGATGATCCGCCGCGATGCCGACGTCGTGGTCGTCGGCGCCGCGAGCGTGCGGGCCGAAGGCTACGTCGTCCCCCGCAGCGCGGCACTGGCGATCGTGTCGCGGACAGGACGCCTCGACGGCCACCGACTGGATGCGGCCGACGCCGACCGCGTGGTCGTGGTGATTCCCGCGTCGGTCGAGGCCGACCTGCCCCCGGGCGTCGCGGTCGTGCGCGCGGGCCCCGGCCCCGATCTCACCCCGGGCGAGATCATCGCGGCGCTCCGTGCTCGCGGATGGACGCGCCTCGTGTGCGAGGGCGGGCCGACGCTCGTCTCGCAGTTCGCGGCGGCCGGCGTGGTGGACGAGTACTGCGTCACGGTCGCGCCGCGGATCACCCCGGTCGCGCAGACCCTGATGACGGTGACCGACGGCATCGACACGACGGTCACGGGCGCGCTGATGGACGAGGCCGGGTTCAGCTATCTGCGCCTGCGCGCTGCCGGTCGACCCAGTCGCGGATGA